The stretch of DNA AAGGGGCAACACAAACACTGATGATGCTTCTGTCTTTGGAAAGAAGTATCAACATGGGGCAACACAAACAATAACGAGGCTTCTGTCTTGGGAAAAGATGCATCAACAAGGGGCAACACAAACAATAAAGAGGCTTCTGTCTTGGGAAAAGATGTATCAACAAGGGGCAACACAAACACCGATGAGGTATCTGTCTTGGGAAAGATGTACCAACAAGAGGCGACACAAACAATAATGAGGCTTTTGTCTTGGAAAAGATACATCAACATGGGGCAACATAATTACTTATGAGGCTCCTGAGAATAATTCTGGCTTGGGATTGATGCATCAACATGGGGCAACATAAACATTAATAAGGCGTCTGAGTTGGGATACATTCGTCAACACGGGAAAACACAAACACTGATGATGATTCTGGCTTGGGAAAGATTCATCAACATGGGCAACACAAACACCGATGAGGCTTCTGTCTTGGGAAAGATGCATCAACAAGGGGCAACACAAACATCGATGAAGCATCTGTCTTGGGAAAGATGTATCAACAAGGGACAACACAAACAATCACGAAGCTTCTGTCTTGGGAAAGATGCATCAACAAGGGGCAACACAAACACCGATGAGGTATCTGTCTTGGGAAAGATGTACCAACAAGAAGCGACACAAACAATAATGAGGCTTTTGTCTTGGAAAAGATGCATCAACAAGGGGCAACACAAAAATAATAAGGCTTCTGTCTTGGGAAAGATGTGTCAACGAGGGGCAACACAAACAATAATGAAGCTTCTCTTTTGGGAAAGCTGTATCAACAAAGGACAACACAAACAATAACGAGGCTTCTGCCTTGGGAAAGATGTATCAACAAGGGGCAACACAAACACCGATGAAGCATCTGTCTTGGGAAAGATGTACCAACAAGGGGCGACACAAACATCGATGAAGCATCTGTCTTGGGAAAGATGTATCAACAAGgagaaacacaaacaaaaacgaGGCTTCTGTCTTGGGAAACATGCATCAACAAGGGGCAACACAAACAACAATGAGGCTTCTGTCTTTGGGAAGATGTATCAACAAGGGGCAACACAAACACTGATGATGCTTCTGTCTTTGGAAAGAAGTATCAACATGGGGCAACACAAACAATAACGAGGCTTCTGTCTTGGGAAAGATGTATCAACAAGGGGCAACACAAACACCGATGAAGCATCTGTCTTGGGATAGATGTATCAACAAGGGGCAACACAAACACTGATGAGGCTTCTGGCTTGAGAAATATTCATCACACGGGGCAACACAAAGAATGATGAAGCTCATGacttggtatatatatatatgcatcaacATGGACCAACCCAAATACTGATGAGGCTAATGGATTGGGATAGTCAAATGAACATACAAAGAATGTAAAGTTTTAGACCCACCATTTGTTCGTATCAGTTAAATAAcacaaatacatttaacaaaaacacagagtggaagTGGCtaggtacaaaaaaaaaacactcagcacagatctaagagtactcgcagttactgacagctagttcaaagtcaataacaactactagtaataaaaaaatttatatatctaagactaaattatcaatcagtacacatatTTCATCCAATGGATTATGagtaaagacatcataaacagtcagagaagaaTATATTCATGTGCAATGCCAAGAAAtaggtattgacagattgtatAAATATGAAAGTACATATGTGTTTAACAATCCAGTCtaattcagttgttgtcttttgttgctgtgtttcatatttgtttatcttttggaAAATtcatcaggctgttagtttttcgtttgaatggttttatttttgtcattttgggcATGGATATTGTTAATTGGTGAAGGCCGTATGTTTACCTTGGTGGAGAGATGCCTCATTGGCAGTAATAACACATCTTATATCTAAGGACAAAACAACTGTTTTCTTCTCATTGTTTGAAGACGGAGTTGATATATGTTAAATTTCTTTATGTTGTATTAGTTAACTCCTTTGAGTTTATTAAGGATCATTCAATTGGGAAgtttcatgaatatttttttaacatatcacTGTGATTGTCGTTCTATTTGACCTAATAATTATAACCCTTGTACTTCTAAAATGATCTTAGATTAAGCTAATTTCCAACAAATCGCATTCATTGATCTGGTAAATCCAATAAGGAATACCAACCAAACCTTTGAGGTAACTGTGACCTGTGAACTaggaaacaaacaatttattcCAAAATGCAGATAGAAAAATACAGTAAATGAAAGAGGTCAACGACTTACTACTAAACTATTAGACTTTGGAAGGgactttttgttgttgttttgtatttgctttttaggctttttttttaattgcttttcaCTCTCAGAAGTTTTGTCCACCTTTTTTAATCGACTGTATCGACGTCATTTTCGGATGCTGTCATCATACTGCAATCCTCAAGAATTAATTTGACTATTAAACATTTAGAGTATCTGTTGTAGTGAGACTAAAGTGAGAAAATGATTGCTTCATTTTGATGAACTTTGGACCATTAAATaagggttgtttttttttttttttatagtaaaagtCCACGGATGAACCTGTATTTTAAGAGAATTTTTcggaaaaggaaaaaaaaaaaaaaaagaaccaacaCATCTTCGTATGATGTTTTCATCAAAACAAAATGACTAATTGCTATATGGTTAACCAGATAAATGATAGCTTCTGTACTAGAGTAAGTGTTGACTGTTATAAGTAACAACTTAACTGCCCACTTGATGGTATAATCCCATTGACGTTTCCTTTATTCCTGGTCTAATTAGCATCAGGATACAAAGGCATGTTGACAGGTGATCGTAGAAATtaatataattgattgattgatctaAATATGGAAACAATTTCAAACGATTTTAGCAAATAAATACGGATTTATTGAATGTCAAGAAACAATTAATCTATTCGCACTTATAAACACGTTATTGTGATCACCCATTAACCCTTTCTACGTCAAAACTGAACGGCTTTATGTGACGTCTGTATTGGTTCCTGATACAAACTAAATGACCAAGGTCGTAATACTGGTATGAATAGCAGCATCTTAGCTGACAGGATCATTACAGTTTATAAAGTTCTAACACTATGATGTGTTCATTAGAAGACATAAAAATAACAGCTACAAATATTTTTCTTGGATTTTTCTTATTTTCCTGCTCCATAGCATCACCAGTAATCAGTAAGTTTTTCATTTAAGACCTTTTTAAAGTACAGTTTGACGAGTAATCGCGTTTCAATAGTTATACTTACATTAAATATccatatacaaaatgtaattatttCGTAACCTTAATTAGGCATTGTGTTTTTGTTTCTGAAGTTCTGTTTTATAGTTTTCGAAAACATACTATGGGTTATATGACAATGAAATACTTATGTTGCAGACTGTGGTTCCGCTTGGACGTATGGCAATCATTTAACAGGAAAGGGATGTTTGAGGAAATTATCCAGTGACTTCAGTCAAAGAACATGTCTTTTGAATGGTTACCACATCACATTAACAAAAGTACCTTGGGGAGAAGTTAGGAGGAGGGATAAGTTCTGTGTCCGAGGTAAGAAAATACCAGATAAATACAGCTAATTTGTTAGAGTGTATAAATTTTTAGCTTattaacatgtacaatgtagaaaCAAAATGGTCAATCAGATTTTTCAGTAATCTTTTCGTCACCTGTCCTATCATTTGGTAATTATTACAGTAAACAAAagatatttatattgttttaatgaaacaaataatatgtacgattgcccatgagacaactctctacaagagaccaatcGACATAGAtgctaacaactataggtcaccgtacggtcttagtcaatgagcaaaaccaataccgtagagtcagttataaaaggcccagaaatgacaaatgcaaaacaattctaacgagaaaactaacagcctgatttatgtacaaaaaatgaacgaaatataaatactaaataatatataagaatataCGAAAACAAATGATagccactgaattaaaggctccggACTTCATCTAGCCATCTGACCATTCAGTTTTATCTATAGACTATAGTTGTTGCcttttgttattgtcttatattgTATTATGCTCCTTGTGATCCCATTAAgatatcttcttcttcttctcacATGTATTTTCAAGTTACCCTGCCGTCTAATTACCTTCAGTTAACTAGATAAGTTTTTTCCATGTACGTGCATACTAAGAGTCCAATGTTTTAAACTGTCTCATCATATAAAAATTGAAGCCTGATTTTGGATGACTTAAGCGATATTACTTTAATCATTTTGAATGATGTTTCTTCTCTTTTAAGTTGTGGAAAGTCACTTGTTGCACAACACATTTTCACTCGTACTTGCTGTTTACAAAGATAATATGACATTTTAAACCTTTCAGATGAACATTTAACATTTGAAGAAGTTACCACTGAATCCCCTGCTATGATAGATGGTGTTAATACTGATGACTTGAAATTTGATGTGAAAGGTGAAATTGAAGACTCAAAACACGGACTCGCCAAAGCTATGGGATGCTGTTTAGATGGCGTGCAACCAACAGGATAGCTTTTTTTCAATCAACACCAATGATCcattgaaatgaaataacaacacCCGTTTTGCCTTGATATTTTTCACTGTACATTGTAAATAATCAAACCATGCTCAAACAGCACATAGTATGTGAATTCTACAAATATTTGTATCATTCATGTCTAGTTTGTCCAACTGACTGTCCGCTAGCAgtcttttacattttacattttgacatcatgtttcatatttttgtaaatatgtcaaatttgtttctatttcatttttcaaacgAAGGTTGATAATGGCCGaatagtttttataataaaatgttacaacatttattgtgtctttttctcaatttcattataatttaaattaattttgttataaaacagAGCACACACACACACGCCTATTATTGAATACTTCACTGTATGAGAAGTTCAAATCCCAGTTATTCATTCTACGTACGTCTGCTGCAATGGAAAAAAGTACGCACATTCAATTTCTAGTTATTCTAATCAAAGGAGATGCTAGTTCACTAAACTTGTGAACAAATTGTCGATAGTAATTACAAAGATCCAAAATTGCTGAACTTCCTTGTCTGAATTTGGAACCTGCCATTTACTAAttgatttaacaattttttaattCGGACTAATGCCATTTTTACTGACAGTATGACGTGATGAACTCACACTTAAAAGGTATAAGTTGCAAACCAACATTTTTGTAATCTACCTAGAACTTCATTGAATTTATTAAAATGGTCTTCTAAATTTGAACTATAATTTATGTATATTAACCCTCTTCGTGCTTTGAAGCACATAAGGCCGACACTAGCTCTCTCCATAACACTCTGTCTGATGATGGAAGTGTCAAACGACCTTGACTGGATATACAtcccttgcacggtcggctcggtgccagTGGGCGATTGGTgagatttaaatattttctgcAGTTGGTGGTCAATAACAGGTTAAAGGCGCCATTTTGAtgagcggccatcttggttttgcTCAGttgtttttgatttgtttactattttgatgTTTCTTTAGTCATACTCCACAACGGCTACTTTCAGGGCCATGTTGATCAGCTGGGCAGCCCGTCAACCACGACGATGTGTTGTTCGTAGATGAATCATTGACCTGTAGTAGATGACCGCAAATTGCACAGTTTACGTGAATTGCAAAACTACGATACAATAGCCCTCGGACGTCTACTCTGGACAGCATATGACACTCACCCATCCACAATGGGTTTCAGAGTGTCGCTGACGCGGGTCTACTGTAAGGGGTATCTCAAGCCTACCAGTTTGTCTTTGGGCCATCTGAGCAGCGTAAGATGTTGTAGCCAACAGGTAATCAGAAACTGATACAGCACGTCCTTTCAACTGTAAGGACTGAGACGTGACTAATGGATTGAATTGAATCGATTGGTAATGACACTCTGTCTTATCCTTTTTTCTCTACTTCGTGCGATGATATCCCAACCTCCTTCGTCTCGCTTTCCACTGTTCTTCTCAATGTTTCTTTTGGTCTTCCCCTTTTCCTCTTGCCAGTTGAAGTCCATCTCAGGAACATATTAGCGATGTTTGTTGGTTCCTTCCTTAACACATGGCCTATCCATTtccatcttcttgtttttatatcatatcttatgtctctttgtGCTGTCAGTTTGAATAGTTCCTGATTGGTTATTTTGTTGGACCAAAAGATTTTACATATACTTCTCAAGCAGGTATTGTGGAATGCAGCCAGTTTGTTGAAGTCAGTTTGTATAATTCTCCAACATTCTGAGCCATAAAGCAGTACAGATTTGACATGTAAATTATAATATCATCTAAATAAATCCACGAAAAATGACTCCATACATCTTGGAAAAGTTGAAGAAACATTACATATTCTGCAAGGCATCTCAGTGTACTAAAATGACCATATTTCGTAATATATGCATTTTTGTGTAGATCTTTCTGCGTCATTTTCCAATTGCCAACAACCCGACTGACGGTCCATGACAGGGAATATGCTAGCGCCGGCTAGACAATCTAAGCACATAGATATATTTGGTATTAGATATTCATCCTTAATAGTCAACTCATTGAGTTTCTTGTAATCAATGCACCACATAACTAAACTGTCCTTCTTACAAACCAAACAATTATTCATGCTgcgaaaaagataaaaataattttggttTTTATATTCGAGAATGTTTTCTGTGTAAAAAGTTGTCCAAGTTGACAAATGAATTTGATTCTCGAATTGTGTGTTGAGCACATTAAATCCGTATCATTCTGTTTATTGATTTGGTGATGCAACCAGCTGACTGTTTCAACAACGAGACTTCTCTTCTATCtcaaaacaaatatatcagtTAGAACAGTAGAACATTTTGGACAATATCAAATGAACATGACCAGCTATACAAAAAATGTAAAGGAGAAATTTTTAACCGATTAATATGTATAAAATCTTTTTATGGCcatgcaacgaagttgtcggtgccatatagttttacccttgtcggtaattccgtcattccacaacaaaccattatacagagtttttttctaaacgccttcagatattgggctgatttttggtatgtgagttaaccatgatgagttacagataaAATTTAAGTTTTGGTTAGCTCTGCTAATTTTTaccgaaattacaggctttggactttgataaattgttgaaaatcacagttatacggactttttgtCTAAActccttcagatattgggctgatttttggtatgttagTTAACCATCATGAgtaacagatcaagtttaagtttcgctctgctctgctaatttttactgaaattacgggctatagactttgataaattgtttaaaatcacagttaaacagaattttttttctaaatgctttcaaaTATTGGGCTGATATTTGGTTTGTGAATTattcatgatgagttacagatcaagttaaagtttcgtTCGGCTCCGCCAATTTTTGACAAAATGAAGGGTTTACAACTTTCAAAATTATTGTAAATCACAGTTagagactttttttctatacgcctccagaatTTGAGCTGATTtctgatatgtgagactaccatcacgTTTGTGTCCTCATGtattattgaaattgcagatttttcaaatttttggactCACTTTGACTCATTTAGTTTTTAATCTATAATCAACAACCTGGTGTTGCAGAAGATACTACCCGGCAGTTTTgatcttctatatatatatttttgttttgctgtatgtagacccctctacaacgaaTTTGTTTTACAGTCACACTtataaaaattgctgtttttaaattatccaacgcaatcataggtttgaatgttgttttcaatttagacttatttatatttattctgtttgggcttgtattatattttcactccggtttatataatccgttcatcctatttcaACTCTTTAAAATTCAAGTCTCTTAGAGGCTCAAATTTCTGAATGAAACTTTGACAATAGCTCTTTCAGCACAAATCATTCAAATAGTTAAAGTACATATACAtgtgtactaaaaaaaaaaaatacatttaaaaacagaaaactaTGGAGTTTTCAGCAGCATTTAAAAaggaatatttgttaaaaaagacaaaacaactcAATGATGCAATAATTTTTAATATCACAGTTCTCAATTATAAATATGGTTTTAATTCTTATCATCACATAAAACTGGTAacttttgttttaacatgtaaatatagaaatatttaaaatttaggaTTGGATATCACATTCCAATAATGTACACATAAAGCCTGATACTAGAGGGAAGTGATGAGACTTTGACAAACTTGATGATATCTCAAAGATAAATGCTTGCTTACTTGTGATGCTACCATATACTGACTTCACATTTATTTTGTACtactttttttaacattaatacaGCAAGTATTACTTTAAAACTAAGTAATGTGACTTTTCTTGGCTACTTGTCCAGAATTTTGACCATTTTAACACAATaacaaacttaaattaaaaattagattaacttaattttacataaattaagTTTTATCGCTCTTCAGTGTAATTcatcaaattatatataatttaaatacaGCAATCATATAACACTTATTTATACACTAGTAACCAAGAGTGggtttcacaaaaatacttaagaATAAGATTGATCgatcatgaacaattcagtataatTATGATCAATCTTATTAATAAGGTTTTTGGTGAAATCGACTCCAAGTTATTACAACAGGGATTAAACCTAGTCTTTAGAGTCTAGATAGAAACAAAGATACAAAAGGGAAGGCAAGTTCCTCATCCCTGTTGACTGCTagaaattacaataaaacatgttCCGAAAATACAAAAGTTTCCAAGAGaaacatgacaaaatataaaataaaaggacggaatgtattatataataacaaatatgaaacaacaaGTATTATAGCATACTTCGCAGTGGTTAAAAACGCACTGTAATTATGTACATTTCACTCCTTCAGAGTTAAATAATATAGattatttcaaacttttttcagcaaattattttaaaaaaatgttagaaaTCAAACG from Mytilus galloprovincialis chromosome 2, xbMytGall1.hap1.1, whole genome shotgun sequence encodes:
- the LOC143065335 gene encoding uncharacterized protein LOC143065335, with translation MMCSLEDIKITATNIFLGFFLFSCSIASPVINCGSAWTYGNHLTGKGCLRKLSSDFSQRTCLLNGYHITLTKVPWGEVRRRDKFCVRDEHLTFEEVTTESPAMIDGVNTDDLKFDVKGEIEDSKHGLAKAMGCCLDGVQPTG